In Oscillospiraceae bacterium, a single genomic region encodes these proteins:
- the rpoB gene encoding DNA-directed RNA polymerase subunit beta — translation MANAPLTKDVRYGRTVRKSYSRLDEVLELPSLIEIQKKSYNWFWAEGLQQVFRDLSTVTDYTGNLELTFLDYRLENKPKYPVDECKERDATYAAPLKVRVRLRNKATEEIKEQEIFMGDFPLMTDSGTFIINGAERVVVSQIVRSPGAYFNGENKAGAGMFSASVIPYRGAWLEYETDINDIFNVRIDKNRKLPVTSLLRAIGLKTNAEIIDMFGEDTRIMATLEKDPAHTEKESLEEIYRRVRPGEPPTVESAQALLKSLFFDARRYDLSQVGRYKFNKKLSIVQRLTGQTLALPVADPLTGEILHDEGDTLTREQAQALEARGVNAVTLTVDGQLVKVLSNGMVDINNFVDFDARTALNIREKVTFSVLQEILAEAKEKGENIKELIADRINDLMPKHILPQDIFATVNYLNCLAHGIGIEDDIDHLGNRRLRSVGELMQNQFRIGFTRMERVIRERMTIQDLEIVTPQSLVNIRPVTAAIKEFFGSSPLSQFMDQPNPLAELTHKRRVSALGPGGLSRERANFEVRDVHYSHYGRVCPIETPEGPNIGLIAYLSTYARINEYGFIETPYRQIDRKTRKLTDEVVYMTADVEDEFIIAQANEPFNKDGTFANRRVIGRHRNEIVEVECDRIDYIDVSSKMMVSVATSMVPFLENDDAKRALMGANMQRQAVPLLVPEAPIVATGIEHKAACDSGVVVLAQEDGKVSNVTANCITMKYKGGDVVDHKLVKFVRSNQGTCINQRPLVNVGEMVKKGDVLADGPSTCEGEISLGRNVLIGFMTWEGYNYSDAILINERLVRDDVFTSIHIEEYESEARDTKLGSEEITRDIPNVGEDALKDLDERGVIRIGAEVRSGDILVGKVTPKGETDLTAEERLLRAIFGEKAREVRDTSLRVPHGESGIVVDVKVFTRENNDELPPGVNMLVRCYISQKRKISVGDKMAGRHGNKGVISRILPQEDMPFLPDGTPLDIVLNPLGVPSRMNIGQVLETHLGYAAHKLGWKCATPIFDGANEDDIEKTLELAGLSPDGKSVLYDGRTGEAFDNPVTVGYTYFLKLAHLVDDKIHARSTGPYSLVTQQPLGGKAQFGGQRFGEMEVWALEAYGAAHTLQELLTVKSDDIVGRVKTYEAIVKGKNVPAPGVPESFKVLIKELQSLCLNIRILDKDGEEIDFHAEEPDYAAADLDVEPNYAAEEELEQSGYSINDTGADFDLSGDSNDDELSVDDDDDTLDDTVESEEHA, via the coding sequence ATGGCAAACGCACCGCTCACTAAAGATGTCCGTTACGGCCGGACGGTTCGCAAGAGCTACTCCCGTCTCGACGAAGTCCTCGAATTGCCGAGCCTTATTGAAATTCAAAAGAAATCTTACAATTGGTTCTGGGCTGAGGGGTTACAGCAAGTCTTCCGCGACCTGTCCACCGTCACCGATTATACGGGCAACTTAGAACTGACCTTCCTCGATTATCGACTGGAAAACAAACCCAAATACCCTGTTGACGAATGCAAAGAGCGCGATGCGACTTACGCCGCACCACTTAAAGTACGTGTACGTTTGCGCAACAAAGCCACCGAGGAAATCAAAGAGCAGGAAATTTTTATGGGCGACTTCCCGCTCATGACTGACAGCGGCACGTTCATCATCAATGGTGCCGAGCGTGTTGTCGTCAGCCAAATTGTGCGTTCGCCGGGTGCCTATTTCAACGGCGAAAACAAGGCCGGCGCGGGTATGTTCTCGGCTTCTGTTATCCCCTATCGCGGTGCATGGCTGGAGTATGAGACCGATATTAACGATATCTTCAACGTACGGATTGACAAAAACCGTAAGCTACCTGTCACTTCGTTGTTGCGTGCCATTGGGCTAAAAACCAACGCCGAAATCATCGATATGTTCGGCGAAGATACGCGCATTATGGCAACATTGGAAAAAGACCCGGCACACACCGAAAAAGAGTCGCTGGAAGAAATTTACCGCCGTGTACGTCCGGGCGAACCGCCTACGGTCGAAAGCGCACAGGCGTTGTTGAAAAGTCTGTTCTTTGACGCGCGGCGTTATGACTTATCACAAGTCGGGCGCTATAAGTTCAATAAAAAACTCTCCATTGTGCAACGCTTAACAGGTCAGACCTTGGCATTGCCTGTTGCTGACCCATTGACAGGTGAAATTCTGCATGATGAGGGCGACACGTTAACTCGCGAGCAAGCGCAAGCACTCGAAGCGCGCGGCGTCAATGCCGTGACGCTGACTGTTGACGGGCAATTGGTCAAAGTGTTGAGTAATGGCATGGTTGACATCAATAATTTTGTTGACTTTGATGCTCGCACTGCGCTGAACATTCGCGAAAAAGTCACTTTTTCTGTATTGCAAGAAATTCTTGCCGAGGCCAAAGAAAAAGGCGAGAACATTAAAGAATTGATTGCTGACCGCATCAATGACTTGATGCCCAAACACATTCTGCCGCAAGATATTTTTGCTACCGTTAACTACCTCAACTGCCTTGCTCATGGCATCGGCATTGAGGACGACATTGACCATTTAGGCAACCGCCGCTTACGTAGCGTGGGCGAATTAATGCAAAATCAATTCCGCATCGGCTTCACCCGTATGGAACGCGTTATTCGCGAGCGCATGACCATCCAAGATCTTGAGATTGTTACGCCGCAATCACTGGTCAATATTCGGCCTGTCACAGCTGCTATTAAAGAATTCTTTGGCAGTTCCCCCCTGTCGCAGTTTATGGATCAGCCAAACCCGCTGGCAGAGCTAACGCATAAGCGGCGTGTATCGGCACTCGGTCCAGGCGGCCTATCACGTGAACGTGCCAACTTCGAAGTGCGAGACGTGCATTACAGTCACTACGGTCGTGTTTGTCCCATCGAAACACCCGAGGGTCCGAACATCGGCTTGATTGCCTATCTATCCACCTATGCACGCATCAACGAATACGGTTTTATTGAAACTCCGTATCGCCAAATCGATCGCAAAACACGGAAACTTACTGACGAAGTGGTCTACATGACCGCCGATGTTGAGGATGAGTTTATCATTGCGCAAGCCAACGAACCGTTTAACAAAGACGGTACATTTGCTAACCGGCGAGTCATCGGGCGACACCGCAATGAGATTGTCGAAGTTGAGTGCGATCGCATCGACTACATCGACGTATCAAGCAAAATGATGGTCAGCGTAGCGACATCAATGGTGCCTTTCTTAGAAAATGATGACGCCAAGCGCGCCTTGATGGGCGCGAACATGCAACGCCAAGCCGTACCGCTGCTCGTACCCGAAGCCCCCATTGTGGCAACGGGGATCGAGCATAAAGCAGCTTGTGACTCCGGCGTAGTGGTTTTGGCGCAAGAGGACGGCAAAGTGTCAAACGTCACAGCCAATTGCATTACGATGAAATATAAAGGCGGCGATGTTGTTGATCATAAACTAGTCAAGTTCGTGCGCAGCAACCAAGGTACTTGTATAAATCAACGCCCGTTGGTTAATGTTGGCGAAATGGTTAAAAAGGGCGATGTGCTCGCCGACGGCCCAAGCACATGTGAAGGCGAAATCTCATTGGGGCGCAATGTATTGATTGGCTTTATGACGTGGGAAGGCTACAACTACTCCGATGCCATTCTCATCAACGAACGCCTTGTGCGCGACGATGTGTTTACCTCTATTCACATTGAAGAATACGAAAGCGAAGCCCGTGACACCAAGCTAGGCAGCGAAGAAATCACACGCGACATTCCCAACGTGGGCGAAGACGCGCTGAAAGATTTGGACGAACGCGGTGTCATTCGTATCGGTGCTGAAGTGCGCAGCGGCGACATCTTGGTCGGCAAAGTCACGCCTAAGGGCGAAACCGACTTGACGGCAGAAGAGCGTTTGCTCCGTGCCATTTTTGGCGAAAAAGCGCGCGAAGTACGCGATACGTCGTTGCGCGTGCCGCACGGTGAAAGTGGTATTGTCGTAGACGTCAAAGTCTTTACACGCGAAAACAATGACGAACTGCCGCCGGGCGTCAACATGCTCGTGCGTTGCTACATCTCGCAAAAACGTAAAATCAGCGTAGGCGACAAAATGGCGGGGCGCCACGGAAACAAAGGCGTTATCTCGCGCATTTTGCCACAGGAAGACATGCCTTTCTTACCTGACGGAACGCCACTCGACATCGTGTTAAACCCACTGGGCGTGCCGTCGCGTATGAACATTGGGCAGGTGCTGGAAACGCACTTGGGTTACGCCGCGCACAAGCTTGGCTGGAAATGCGCCACACCGATTTTCGACGGCGCGAACGAAGACGACATCGAGAAAACTTTGGAGCTGGCAGGTCTGTCTCCTGATGGCAAGAGCGTTCTCTATGACGGGCGCACAGGCGAGGCATTTGACAATCCCGTTACTGTTGGCTACACCTACTTCTTAAAATTGGCTCACTTAGTTGATGATAAAATTCACGCCCGTTCGACCGGCCCGTACTCGCTGGTTACGCAGCAGCCATTGGGTGGCAAAGCACAGTTTGGCGGTCAGCGTTTTGGCGAGATGGAAGTGTGGGCACTCGAAGCCTACGGTGCGGCACATACCCTGCAAGAACTGCTCACCGTCAAAAGTGACGATATCGTTGGACGTGTCAAAACCTATGAGGCCATTGTCAAAGGCAAGAACGTACCTGCGCCGGGCGTGCCGGAATCATTTAAGGTGCTGATTAAAGAGTTGCAATCGCTATGTCTAAACATCCGTATCTTAGACAAAGACGGTGAAGAGATCGACTTCCACGCCGAGGAACCTGATTACGCCGCCGCCGACTTGGACGTCGAACCCAACTACGCCGCTGAGGAAGAACTTGAGCAAAGCGGTTATTCCATCAATGACACAGGTGCCGATTTTGATCTTTCCGGCGACTCAAACGATGATGAACTCTCTGTCGACGACGATGACGATACCCTTGATGATACTGTTGAAAGTGAGGAGCACGCATGA
- a CDS encoding DUF975 family protein, which yields MLNRPELKSAAKAQIKGKIGILFLCMFLIGLITSAATPLLGAGLILAPAFSISMIMIYLALIKGDAPEVGDIFKGFNLFGKALWLSVITQFFVFLWSLLFFIPGIIKAIAYSMAPYILAENPDMTAREALNKSKEITQGHKGELFVLALSFIGWILLTVVTFGIAFIYVGPYMQATYANTYRKLSGNAEISPAPTTEIVAEA from the coding sequence ATGCTTAACAGACCTGAACTAAAATCTGCGGCTAAAGCCCAAATCAAAGGGAAAATCGGAATTCTATTCCTATGCATGTTCTTGATTGGTCTAATCACGAGTGCTGCCACACCTCTTCTCGGCGCAGGCCTTATCCTCGCTCCAGCATTTTCTATCAGCATGATCATGATTTACTTGGCGTTGATAAAAGGTGATGCTCCAGAAGTCGGAGATATATTCAAAGGGTTTAACCTGTTTGGCAAAGCACTTTGGTTGTCAGTCATCACACAATTCTTTGTTTTCTTATGGTCATTACTCTTCTTTATTCCCGGCATTATCAAGGCAATTGCCTATTCTATGGCACCATATATATTGGCAGAAAATCCAGATATGACGGCACGAGAAGCCTTAAACAAGAGTAAGGAAATCACGCAGGGGCACAAAGGCGAGTTGTTTGTACTTGCACTCTCATTCATTGGATGGATACTGCTGACTGTGGTCACGTTTGGCATCGCCTTTATCTACGTTGGTCCGTATATGCAGGCAACATATGCAAACACTTATAGAAAGCTATCCGGTAATGCAGAAATTTCCCCTGCCCCCACCACAGAAATTGTTGCAGAAGCCTAG